The Actinomadura sp. WMMB 499 genome includes a window with the following:
- a CDS encoding SDR family oxidoreductase has product MRTGLEGKTALVTGASRGIGKAIAAALVAEGANVVLSSRKQEGLDEAAKEILAAHPDARVLAKAAHVGDAEQAAACVDATIAEFGGLDVLVNNAGTNPYFGPMVDIEPSAAAKTVEVNQFSIVSWTNLAWKRAMQEHGGSIINIASVGGMVTEHGIGYYNATKSAVIHLSRQFAMELAPKVRVNCIAPGLVKTHLARGLWEGNEEAISKHMPLGRLGVPEDIATAAVFLAGDTASWMTGQTLVVDGGSTIRPSIA; this is encoded by the coding sequence ATGCGGACTGGACTGGAAGGCAAGACCGCCCTGGTCACCGGGGCGTCCCGGGGCATCGGAAAGGCGATCGCCGCCGCGCTGGTGGCCGAGGGCGCCAACGTCGTGCTCTCCTCCCGCAAGCAGGAGGGGCTGGACGAGGCGGCCAAGGAGATCCTCGCCGCCCATCCGGACGCGCGGGTGCTGGCCAAGGCCGCCCACGTCGGCGACGCCGAGCAGGCCGCCGCCTGCGTGGACGCCACGATCGCCGAGTTCGGCGGGCTCGACGTCCTGGTCAACAATGCCGGGACGAACCCGTACTTCGGCCCGATGGTCGACATCGAGCCGTCCGCCGCCGCGAAGACCGTCGAGGTCAACCAGTTCTCCATCGTCTCGTGGACGAACCTCGCCTGGAAGCGCGCCATGCAGGAGCACGGCGGCTCGATCATCAACATCGCGTCCGTCGGCGGCATGGTCACCGAGCACGGCATCGGCTACTACAACGCCACCAAGTCGGCCGTCATCCACCTCAGCCGCCAGTTCGCCATGGAGCTGGCGCCGAAGGTGCGGGTCAACTGCATCGCGCCGGGCCTCGTTAAGACGCACCTGGCGCGCGGGCTCTGGGAGGGCAACGAGGAGGCGATCAGCAAGCACATGCCGCTCGGCCGCCTCGGCGTGCCCGAGGACATCGCCACCGCCGCCGTCTTCCTCGCCGGCGACACCGCCTCCTGGATGACCGGCCAGACCCTGGTCGTGGACGGTGGCAGCACCATCCGGCCCTCGATCGCCTGA
- a CDS encoding serine/threonine-protein kinase: MEPLRPEDPTAIGGYPLLARIGAGGMGQVYLGLTGAGRHIALKVIREDFDGPQALARFRREVATVERVRSRFAAAMIGAGLEAPPYWLATEYVPGPTLRQTVAEHGPLPPATCMRLLAALAHGLLEIHRQGVQHRDLKPGNVILAPDGPRLIDFGIARGEGQTQITQTGAWNGTPGYVAPEVVREQQPLPASDVFSLAGTIAYAATGRPPFGGGRIEAIIHRTLGGEIDLDGADPRVAELVELCARKDPAERVTPERLLETLRDEAGDGLASDPEYRRRVTGLPPLPASVADAVTAGLVPPDRTTVGGPASGGLLGGRRGPLVAAAAAGVAVVVLGGAFAVRALTGGDGGTGGTGTGTVAATPSASGASGNPAGGGGTPGPGAGGASGDAGSPGAGAGAGAAGGPPPDELLLKQPTDDYQQMSFSENDHQCIPALRPEDSNLQRQMQVSAPRTPHSGDTVDLSVRYKWETPPDYYVAAEVRVPRGAQIGNAVSGAARSKPHLLTGSEWVELTYPTDFEWAGSGGAYPLIEGTWTIVWLHVHANGDAYYIGCDGFTVA; encoded by the coding sequence GTGGAGCCACTGCGACCGGAGGACCCCACCGCGATCGGCGGATACCCCCTGCTCGCCCGCATCGGCGCGGGCGGCATGGGGCAGGTGTACCTGGGCCTGACCGGTGCCGGACGGCACATCGCCCTCAAGGTGATCCGCGAGGACTTCGACGGCCCGCAGGCCCTCGCCCGGTTCCGCCGCGAGGTCGCGACCGTCGAGCGCGTCCGCAGCCGGTTCGCCGCCGCGATGATCGGCGCCGGGCTCGAGGCGCCGCCGTACTGGCTGGCGACCGAGTACGTGCCCGGCCCGACGCTCCGGCAGACCGTCGCCGAGCACGGGCCGCTGCCGCCCGCTACCTGCATGCGGCTGCTCGCCGCCCTCGCGCACGGGCTGCTGGAGATCCACCGGCAGGGCGTCCAGCACCGCGACCTGAAGCCCGGCAACGTGATCCTCGCCCCGGACGGGCCGCGCCTCATCGACTTCGGCATCGCGCGCGGCGAGGGCCAGACGCAGATCACCCAGACCGGCGCGTGGAACGGCACCCCCGGCTACGTCGCGCCCGAGGTCGTCCGCGAGCAGCAGCCCCTGCCCGCGTCCGACGTGTTCTCGCTCGCCGGGACGATCGCCTACGCCGCGACCGGACGCCCGCCGTTCGGCGGCGGCCGCATCGAGGCGATCATCCACCGCACCCTCGGCGGCGAGATCGACCTCGATGGCGCCGACCCCCGCGTCGCCGAACTCGTCGAACTGTGCGCGCGCAAGGACCCGGCCGAGCGCGTCACCCCCGAGCGGCTGCTGGAGACGCTGCGGGACGAGGCCGGGGACGGGCTCGCGTCCGACCCCGAGTACCGGCGCCGCGTGACCGGCCTCCCGCCGCTCCCGGCGAGCGTCGCCGACGCCGTCACGGCCGGGCTCGTCCCCCCGGACCGGACGACCGTCGGCGGGCCGGCGTCCGGGGGCCTGCTCGGCGGACGGCGCGGCCCGCTGGTCGCCGCCGCGGCCGCGGGCGTGGCGGTCGTGGTGCTGGGCGGCGCGTTCGCCGTCCGCGCCCTGACCGGCGGCGACGGCGGAACGGGCGGGACCGGCACCGGGACCGTCGCGGCGACGCCGAGCGCGTCCGGCGCGTCCGGGAACCCGGCGGGCGGGGGCGGGACCCCGGGGCCGGGGGCGGGCGGCGCGTCCGGCGACGCCGGGTCGCCCGGCGCCGGCGCGGGCGCCGGGGCCGCGGGCGGCCCTCCGCCGGACGAGCTGCTGCTGAAGCAGCCCACGGACGACTACCAGCAGATGAGCTTCTCCGAGAACGACCACCAGTGCATCCCGGCGCTCCGGCCCGAGGACTCGAACTTGCAGCGGCAGATGCAGGTCTCCGCGCCGCGGACGCCGCACAGCGGCGACACCGTCGATCTCAGCGTTCGCTACAAGTGGGAGACGCCGCCCGACTACTACGTGGCGGCCGAAGTGCGCGTGCCGCGCGGGGCGCAGATCGGCAACGCCGTGAGCGGCGCGGCCAGAAGCAAGCCGCACCTGCTCACCGGTAGCGAATGGGTCGAGCTGACCTACCCGACGGACTTCGAGTGGGCCGGGTCGGGCGGGGCGTACCCGCTGATCGAGGGCACCTGGACGATCGTGTGGCTGCACGTCCACGCCAACGGGGACGCCTACTACATCGGCTGCGACGGCTTCACGGTCGCGTAG
- a CDS encoding Zn-ribbon domain-containing OB-fold protein: protein MSTTKERRPAIDGWFTVPDEPGRDGGVRLLGTRCASCGTPYFPRNELACRNPRCDGPHDGSELAEYAFSARGRIWSYADSRYRPPPPYVSPDPFRPYTVAAVELDVERMVVLGQVVPECTVDDLAVGMEVELTEGVLYEDDDAEYTVWMWRPVQ, encoded by the coding sequence GTGTCCACCACGAAGGAACGTCGACCGGCGATCGACGGCTGGTTCACCGTGCCGGACGAGCCGGGACGGGACGGGGGCGTCCGGCTGCTCGGCACCCGGTGCGCGTCCTGCGGGACGCCGTACTTCCCGCGCAACGAGCTGGCCTGCAGGAACCCGCGCTGCGACGGCCCGCACGACGGCTCGGAGCTGGCCGAGTACGCGTTCTCCGCGCGCGGCCGGATCTGGTCGTACGCCGACTCCCGCTACCGGCCGCCGCCCCCGTACGTCTCCCCCGACCCGTTCCGGCCGTACACGGTCGCCGCGGTGGAGCTCGACGTCGAGCGCATGGTCGTCCTCGGACAGGTCGTCCCGGAGTGCACGGTGGACGATCTGGCCGTCGGCATGGAGGTCGAGCTGACCGAGGGCGTCCTGTACGAGGACGACGACGCCGAATACACCGTCTGGATGTGGAGGCCCGTGCAGTGA
- a CDS encoding phosphotransferase family protein, which translates to MPVPTQRDPEATRRTLAQWLQRHLPGARVPHLDTPETSGFSSETLMFDAQTPDGALHPCVARVAPVHYQVFPEPRFEEQYRLMRVLAERTDLPVPAVHWWEPSPDVLGAPFFVMARVDGRVPTDMPPYHMDGWVTEIGEDERAAMWWSTLDVLARLHRLDAGALDLGFLDQPAWGATGLDQRLNYYEHYLHWAYPGPQDIALKALGWLRANRPDEPDPPVLLWGDSRIGNVVFDRGAPVAVLDWENAVLGAPEEDLAWFMFIDRHHCDGIGVPRLPGFPSYAGTVARYEELLGRPMRNLAFYEILSGFKFSVIMARIGQAMIDFGWIDETSEFPYDNNCTRLLGRILEGTP; encoded by the coding sequence ATGCCCGTTCCCACCCAGCGCGACCCCGAGGCCACCCGGCGCACCCTGGCGCAGTGGCTGCAGCGGCACCTGCCCGGCGCCCGAGTCCCCCACCTCGACACACCCGAGACCAGCGGCTTCTCCAGCGAGACGCTCATGTTCGACGCGCAGACGCCGGACGGCGCCCTGCACCCGTGCGTCGCCCGCGTCGCGCCCGTCCACTACCAGGTGTTCCCCGAACCGCGCTTCGAGGAGCAGTACCGCCTGATGCGCGTTCTCGCGGAGCGCACCGACCTGCCCGTCCCGGCCGTCCACTGGTGGGAGCCGTCCCCCGACGTCCTCGGCGCCCCGTTCTTCGTGATGGCCCGCGTGGACGGCCGCGTCCCGACCGACATGCCCCCGTACCACATGGACGGCTGGGTCACCGAGATCGGCGAGGACGAGCGGGCCGCGATGTGGTGGTCGACCCTCGACGTCCTCGCCCGGCTGCACCGGCTGGACGCCGGGGCCCTCGACCTCGGCTTCCTCGACCAGCCCGCGTGGGGCGCCACCGGCCTCGACCAGCGGCTCAACTACTACGAGCACTACCTGCACTGGGCCTATCCGGGCCCGCAGGACATCGCGCTGAAGGCCCTCGGCTGGCTCCGCGCGAACCGGCCGGACGAGCCGGACCCGCCCGTCCTGCTCTGGGGCGACTCCCGCATCGGCAACGTCGTGTTCGACCGGGGTGCCCCCGTCGCGGTCCTGGACTGGGAGAACGCGGTGCTCGGCGCCCCGGAGGAGGACCTCGCCTGGTTCATGTTCATCGACCGGCACCACTGCGACGGCATCGGCGTGCCCCGCCTGCCCGGCTTCCCGTCGTACGCCGGCACCGTCGCCCGGTACGAGGAACTCCTCGGCCGTCCGATGCGGAACCTCGCGTTCTACGAGATCCTGTCCGGCTTCAAGTTCTCGGTGATCATGGCCCGGATCGGGCAGGCGATGATCGACTTCGGCTGGATCGACGAGACCAGCGAGTTCCCCTACGACAACAACTGCACCCGCCTGCTCGGCCGCATCCTGGAAGGAACGCCGTGA
- a CDS encoding MBL fold metallo-hydrolase: MRLTKLGHACVQISKDDRTIVIDPGAFSTGAEDALAGADAVLITHEHFDHFDADALRKAVAARPTLEVWTSRVVAENLADLGGRVHQVGHGDAVTVAGFDVHVYGEDHEILHPDVPPIPNTGFLIDGEIFHPGDALTVPGEHVRTLCLPGNAPWLKAPEMFNYVREVRPDRAYAIHDGLLNDIGLTVMNNNATKALEEIDRTYTRLAPGESVELDGA, from the coding sequence ATGCGCCTCACCAAGCTCGGGCACGCATGTGTCCAGATCAGCAAGGACGACCGCACGATCGTCATCGACCCCGGCGCGTTCAGCACCGGGGCGGAGGACGCCCTCGCGGGCGCCGACGCGGTCCTGATCACGCACGAGCACTTCGACCACTTCGACGCCGACGCGCTGCGCAAGGCCGTGGCCGCGCGCCCGACCCTGGAGGTCTGGACGTCCCGCGTGGTCGCCGAGAACCTCGCCGACCTGGGCGGACGCGTCCACCAGGTGGGTCACGGGGACGCGGTGACGGTCGCCGGGTTCGACGTCCACGTGTACGGCGAGGACCACGAGATCCTGCACCCGGACGTCCCGCCGATCCCGAACACGGGGTTCCTGATCGACGGGGAGATCTTCCACCCGGGCGACGCGCTGACCGTCCCGGGCGAGCATGTCCGGACGCTCTGCCTGCCGGGGAACGCCCCGTGGCTGAAGGCGCCCGAGATGTTCAACTACGTCCGCGAGGTCCGTCCCGACCGCGCGTACGCCATCCATGACGGCCTGCTGAACGACATCGGCCTCACGGTCATGAACAACAACGCGACCAAGGCGCTCGAGGAGATCGACAGGACGTACACCCGGCTCGCCCCGGGCGAGTCCGTGGAGCTGGACGGCGCGTGA
- a CDS encoding LLM class F420-dependent oxidoreductase: protein MSRWGLTIPLSGPLAEQREIIASLPGLGYTDAWSAETNGSDAFTPLALASQWAPELRLGPAIVPVYTRGPALLAQQAATLAGLAPGRFVMGIGTSSDTIVERWNGIPFEEPYKRVRDTVRFLRKALAGEKVKEEYDTFAVKGFKLENAPATPPPIVLAALRPGMLRLAAREADGAITNWLAPKDVRTVRSELGDDPELIARLFVCPSDDAAEARAIGRWMIAAYMTVPVYRAFHEWLGRGEALSAMNEAWAAGDRKKALEVIPDEVVDDLIVHGSPADCRARIREYVDNGLTTPVVAVVPTKSGPSVPDAVKALAPTAG from the coding sequence ATGTCTCGCTGGGGACTGACCATTCCGCTTTCCGGGCCGCTGGCCGAGCAGCGCGAGATCATCGCGAGCCTGCCCGGCCTCGGCTACACCGACGCGTGGTCCGCCGAGACGAACGGCAGCGACGCGTTCACCCCGCTGGCCCTCGCCTCCCAGTGGGCGCCCGAGCTGCGCCTCGGCCCCGCGATCGTCCCGGTCTACACGCGCGGCCCCGCCCTGCTCGCCCAGCAGGCCGCGACCCTCGCCGGCCTCGCGCCCGGACGGTTCGTCATGGGCATCGGGACGTCGTCGGACACGATCGTCGAGCGCTGGAACGGCATCCCGTTCGAGGAACCGTACAAGCGCGTCCGCGACACCGTCCGTTTCCTGCGCAAGGCCCTGGCCGGTGAGAAGGTCAAGGAGGAGTACGACACCTTCGCGGTCAAGGGCTTCAAGCTCGAGAACGCGCCCGCGACCCCGCCCCCGATCGTCCTGGCGGCCCTGCGGCCGGGCATGCTGCGCCTCGCCGCCCGCGAGGCCGACGGCGCCATCACCAACTGGCTGGCGCCCAAGGACGTCCGGACGGTCCGGTCCGAGCTCGGCGACGACCCCGAGCTGATCGCCCGCCTGTTCGTCTGCCCGAGCGACGACGCCGCCGAGGCCCGCGCCATCGGCCGCTGGATGATCGCCGCCTACATGACGGTGCCCGTCTACCGCGCCTTCCACGAGTGGCTCGGCCGCGGCGAGGCCCTGTCCGCGATGAACGAGGCGTGGGCCGCCGGGGACCGCAAGAAGGCCCTCGAGGTCATCCCGGACGAGGTCGTCGACGACCTGATCGTGCACGGATCGCCCGCCGACTGCCGCGCCCGGATCCGCGAGTACGTCGACAACGGCCTCACGACGCCCGTCGTCGCGGTCGTCCCGACGAAGAGCGGCCCGTCCGTGCCCGACGCGGTGAAGGCCCTGGCGCCGACCGCCGGGTAG
- a CDS encoding HAD family hydrolase, whose protein sequence is MIEHPPTPRTVQAVFFDIGETLINEGEIYGRWADWLGVPRHTFLAKLGALLATGGTHLDLLEYFRPGFDLEAEQKARREAGVPNGFGPDDLYPDARACLTGLREQGLFVGIAGNQPVEAAEQMEALGLDADVIGISDVWGVQKPSHEFFERCAQLADVLPEHVLYVGDRIDNDVRPAVAFGMRAAFLRRGPWGHIHDDDPILRECQFVLDDLAGLPDLVHRANNP, encoded by the coding sequence GTGATCGAGCACCCCCCGACCCCCCGGACCGTCCAGGCCGTCTTCTTCGACATCGGGGAGACGCTGATCAACGAGGGGGAGATCTACGGGCGCTGGGCCGACTGGCTCGGCGTCCCCAGGCACACGTTCCTCGCCAAGCTGGGCGCGCTCCTCGCCACCGGCGGGACCCACCTGGACCTGCTGGAGTACTTCCGTCCCGGCTTCGACCTCGAAGCGGAGCAGAAGGCCCGGCGCGAAGCGGGCGTCCCCAACGGGTTCGGCCCGGACGACCTGTACCCGGACGCGCGCGCGTGTCTCACCGGCCTGCGCGAGCAGGGCCTGTTCGTGGGCATCGCCGGGAACCAGCCGGTCGAGGCCGCCGAGCAGATGGAGGCGCTCGGGCTCGACGCCGACGTCATCGGCATATCGGACGTGTGGGGCGTGCAGAAGCCGTCGCACGAGTTCTTCGAACGCTGCGCGCAACTCGCGGACGTCCTGCCCGAGCACGTCCTGTACGTGGGCGACCGCATCGACAACGACGTCCGTCCGGCCGTCGCCTTCGGAATGCGCGCCGCGTTCCTCAGGCGCGGCCCGTGGGGCCATATCCACGACGACGACCCCATCTTGCGCGAATGCCAATTCGTCCTGGACGACCTCGCGGGACTTCCTGACCTCGTGCACCGCGCCAACAACCCTTAA
- a CDS encoding lipid-transfer protein encodes MHPWGKWGRNFVEYGLAAARAALADAGLAWTDVQYVAGADTIRNGYPGFVAGATFAQALGWSGARVSSCYAACASGAQAIASARAQILAGLCDVALVVGADAAPKGFFKPVGGDRPDDPDWLRFRLLGATNPIYFALYARRRMAEHGATLDDFAAVKVKNARHGLNNPNARYRKEVALEDVRASAVVADPLRLLDICATSDGGAALVLTSTDFARRHGIADPVRIPALSTVTPTFPKTVLDLPDFATDSAMTVEPPDRPFRSAIAHAAYEEAGIGPEDLSLAEVYDLSTALELDWYEDIGLCEPGGAEELLRSGATALGGRVPVNPSGGLASFGEAIPAQAIAQVCELTWQLRGRADARQVEDARAGIAVNQGLFGHGSAVIAVR; translated from the coding sequence ATGCACCCGTGGGGCAAGTGGGGACGCAACTTCGTCGAGTACGGGCTCGCGGCGGCGCGCGCCGCCCTCGCCGACGCCGGCCTCGCGTGGACGGACGTCCAGTACGTGGCCGGCGCGGACACGATCCGCAACGGGTACCCGGGGTTCGTCGCGGGCGCGACCTTCGCCCAGGCGCTCGGCTGGTCCGGGGCGCGGGTCTCGAGCTGCTACGCGGCGTGCGCGTCCGGCGCGCAGGCCATCGCGTCCGCGCGCGCGCAGATCCTCGCGGGACTGTGCGACGTCGCGCTCGTCGTCGGCGCGGACGCGGCGCCCAAGGGCTTCTTCAAGCCGGTCGGCGGCGACCGCCCCGACGACCCCGACTGGCTGCGGTTCCGCCTCCTCGGCGCCACCAACCCCATCTACTTCGCCCTGTACGCCCGCCGCCGCATGGCCGAGCACGGCGCCACGCTCGACGACTTCGCCGCCGTGAAGGTCAAGAACGCCCGGCACGGCCTGAACAACCCGAACGCCCGCTACCGCAAGGAGGTCGCGCTGGAGGACGTCCGCGCGTCGGCCGTCGTCGCCGACCCGCTGCGGCTCCTCGACATCTGCGCGACCAGCGACGGCGGCGCCGCGCTCGTCCTCACCTCGACGGACTTCGCGCGGCGGCACGGCATCGCCGACCCCGTCCGCATCCCGGCCCTGTCGACGGTGACGCCCACCTTCCCGAAGACGGTCCTCGACCTGCCCGACTTCGCGACCGACTCCGCGATGACCGTCGAACCGCCGGACCGCCCGTTCCGGTCGGCGATCGCGCACGCCGCGTACGAGGAGGCCGGGATCGGGCCGGAGGACCTGTCGCTCGCGGAGGTCTACGACCTGTCCACGGCCCTCGAGCTCGACTGGTACGAGGACATCGGCCTGTGCGAGCCGGGCGGCGCCGAGGAGCTGCTGCGCTCGGGCGCGACGGCGCTCGGCGGGCGCGTGCCGGTGAACCCGAGCGGCGGGCTGGCCTCGTTCGGCGAGGCGATCCCGGCGCAGGCCATCGCGCAGGTGTGCGAGCTGACGTGGCAGCTGCGCGGCCGCGCGGACGCCCGCCAGGTCGAGGACGCGCGCGCGGGCATCGCCGTCAACCAGGGCCTCTTCGGCCACGGCTCCGCCGTGATCGCCGTCCGCTGA
- a CDS encoding NAD(P)-dependent oxidoreductase gives MKLTIIAATGGTGRILVDLALAAGHDVTAVARRPRDLPDEVRTVRADMQDDPDLRPALEGADAVFSCLGPRSKAEAVARTCAKGTAAAITGMRATGVRRLIVISSESMTVVPSPDRPNPPKHDPGEGFLLRHVVGPPARKYFLREQYADLGVMEDAVRASGLDWTIARPALLVDRPPRGTYRTAVDRKPKGGFRIARADLAEFMLGCLTRDETIGQAISLNY, from the coding sequence ATGAAGCTCACGATCATCGCCGCCACGGGCGGCACCGGACGGATCCTGGTCGACCTCGCCCTCGCCGCGGGGCACGACGTGACCGCGGTGGCCCGGCGGCCCCGCGACCTGCCCGACGAGGTACGGACCGTCCGGGCCGACATGCAGGACGACCCCGACCTGCGGCCCGCGCTCGAAGGCGCCGACGCGGTCTTCTCCTGCCTCGGCCCCCGCAGCAAGGCGGAGGCCGTGGCCCGGACCTGCGCGAAGGGGACCGCGGCCGCCATCACGGGGATGCGGGCCACCGGGGTCCGCCGGCTCATCGTGATCAGCTCGGAGTCGATGACCGTCGTGCCGTCGCCGGACCGGCCCAACCCGCCGAAGCACGACCCCGGCGAGGGCTTCCTCCTGCGCCACGTCGTCGGGCCCCCCGCGCGGAAGTACTTCCTGCGCGAGCAGTACGCCGACCTCGGCGTGATGGAGGACGCCGTCCGCGCCAGCGGCCTCGACTGGACGATCGCGCGCCCCGCCCTCCTCGTCGACCGTCCCCCGAGGGGCACCTACCGGACGGCCGTCGACCGCAAGCCCAAGGGCGGCTTCCGGATCGCCCGCGCCGACCTCGCCGAGTTCATGCTCGGGTGCCTCACCAGGGACGAGACGATCGGCCAGGCGATCAGCCTCAACTACTGA
- a CDS encoding Fe-S cluster assembly protein HesB has protein sequence MLTLTSGAVQVIRNVTANPELPPETGIRIESGIDGSDALRLSVASAPEAGDQVVEEEGAKVYLEPSAAQLLDDKTLDAQVDPQGDVAFTIAEGTAT, from the coding sequence GTGCTCACGCTGACTAGCGGCGCGGTGCAGGTCATCCGCAACGTGACCGCCAATCCCGAGCTGCCGCCCGAGACCGGGATCCGGATCGAGTCCGGCATCGACGGCTCGGACGCGCTGCGGCTGTCGGTCGCGTCCGCGCCGGAGGCCGGCGACCAGGTCGTCGAGGAGGAGGGCGCGAAGGTGTACCTCGAGCCGTCGGCGGCGCAGCTGCTGGACGACAAGACGCTCGACGCCCAGGTGGACCCCCAGGGCGACGTGGCGTTCACCATCGCGGAGGGAACCGCGACCTGA
- a CDS encoding LysR family transcriptional regulator: protein MDLLTVRWFLAVADLGHVTNAASELRISQPGLSRAVARLEAELGYPLLDRAGRGVALSPYGRVFAEHARRLVAAEDAVHRALAQAADPEHGEVSLGFLHTQGPSFVPDLIRRYRDHHPGVAFRLSQDRSERVTAMVLDGRADLAINSPRPDDPALTWHPLVTERLQLAVPAAHRLAGRRRASVRDVLDEPFVALREGAHLRTLAEELFATAGGTPRIAFEGEETSTVRGLVTAGLGVAIVPPPRPGEEFSGLRHLALTEPAATRTIGLVWSTARTRPPVVEGFRRFVLEHGGEGQLTDSSVTWVQ, encoded by the coding sequence ATGGATCTCCTCACCGTGCGGTGGTTCCTGGCGGTCGCGGATCTGGGGCATGTGACGAACGCCGCGTCCGAACTGCGGATCTCCCAGCCCGGACTGTCCCGCGCGGTCGCCCGCCTGGAGGCCGAACTCGGCTACCCGCTCCTCGACCGGGCGGGGCGCGGCGTCGCGCTCAGCCCGTACGGCCGGGTCTTCGCCGAGCACGCGCGCCGGCTCGTCGCCGCCGAGGACGCCGTCCACCGCGCGCTCGCGCAGGCCGCCGACCCCGAGCACGGCGAGGTGTCCCTCGGGTTCCTGCACACGCAGGGGCCCTCGTTCGTCCCGGACCTGATCCGCCGCTACCGCGACCACCACCCCGGCGTCGCGTTCCGGCTCAGCCAGGACCGCTCCGAGCGCGTCACGGCGATGGTCCTCGACGGCCGCGCCGACCTCGCGATCAACAGCCCCCGGCCGGACGACCCGGCCCTCACCTGGCACCCGCTCGTCACCGAGCGCCTGCAACTGGCCGTCCCGGCGGCGCACCGGCTCGCGGGACGGCGGCGCGCGTCCGTCCGGGACGTCCTGGACGAGCCGTTCGTCGCGCTGCGCGAGGGCGCGCACCTGCGGACCCTCGCCGAGGAGCTGTTCGCGACGGCCGGTGGCACGCCTCGCATCGCGTTCGAGGGGGAGGAGACCTCGACCGTCCGGGGCCTGGTCACGGCGGGGCTCGGCGTCGCGATCGTGCCGCCGCCGCGGCCGGGGGAGGAGTTCTCCGGCCTGCGCCACCTCGCCCTGACCGAGCCCGCCGCGACCCGCACGATCGGGCTGGTCTGGTCGACCGCCCGCACCCGCCCGCCCGTCGTGGAGGGATTCCGCCGGTTCGTCCTGGAACATGGTGGGGAAGGCCAGCTAACTGACTCGTCAGTCACTTGGGTACAGTGA
- a CDS encoding MFS transporter, with protein MNLALFAAGLTTFMSLYSTQALLPELSASLGVAPARASLLVSLATGAVAVAVIPVSSLSERYGRTRVMLVSAAASAVIGLLLPLCTSFPLLAAGRAVQGFALAGVPAVAMAYLAEEVDGAHLGAAMGRYVAGTGIGGVLGRVVPGVVTDAGGWRWALAATGLLALLFTAAFWLLLPPSRFHRPARVGYRGLRTHLSDPGMRRLYLVALTAMAGFVTVYNFLTYRLLEAPFHLPMALVSLIAVMNLAGSAASARAGVLADRTGRRPVLAGALVLAAAGLVLMFPPVLPLVGVGLLVFTVGFFAAHAVASGWVGTRASAHRAQASALYLCAYYLGSSLGGTAGGLAFERAAWTGTGLYVLAMLAVALLAATGPVLTGRLVARLRR; from the coding sequence GTGAACCTGGCACTGTTCGCGGCCGGGCTGACGACGTTCATGTCCCTCTACTCCACGCAGGCCCTGTTACCCGAACTGTCGGCGAGCCTCGGCGTGGCACCCGCGCGGGCGAGCCTCCTCGTCTCCCTCGCCACGGGCGCCGTCGCGGTCGCGGTGATCCCGGTCAGCTCGCTGTCGGAGCGGTACGGCCGGACCCGCGTGATGCTCGTGTCCGCGGCGGCGTCGGCCGTCATCGGGCTGCTGCTGCCGCTGTGCACGTCGTTCCCACTGCTCGCGGCCGGGCGCGCCGTGCAGGGGTTCGCGCTGGCCGGGGTGCCCGCGGTGGCGATGGCGTACCTCGCCGAGGAGGTCGACGGCGCGCACCTCGGCGCCGCGATGGGCCGGTACGTGGCCGGGACCGGCATCGGCGGGGTGCTCGGGCGGGTGGTGCCGGGCGTCGTCACGGACGCCGGCGGCTGGCGCTGGGCGCTCGCCGCGACCGGCCTGCTGGCCCTGCTGTTCACGGCCGCGTTCTGGCTGCTGCTCCCGCCGTCGCGCTTCCACCGTCCGGCCCGCGTCGGCTACCGGGGGCTGCGCACGCACCTGTCGGACCCGGGGATGCGCCGCCTGTACCTCGTGGCGCTGACGGCGATGGCCGGGTTCGTCACGGTCTACAACTTCCTCACCTACCGGCTGCTGGAGGCACCGTTCCACCTGCCGATGGCCCTCGTCAGCCTGATCGCGGTGATGAACCTGGCGGGCTCTGCCGCGTCCGCGCGGGCGGGCGTCCTCGCCGACCGGACCGGGCGGCGCCCCGTCCTCGCCGGGGCGCTCGTCCTCGCCGCGGCCGGGCTCGTGCTGATGTTCCCGCCCGTGCTGCCGCTGGTCGGGGTCGGCCTGCTGGTGTTCACCGTCGGGTTCTTCGCCGCGCACGCGGTGGCCAGCGGGTGGGTCGGCACGCGCGCGTCCGCGCACCGCGCGCAGGCGTCCGCCCTGTACCTGTGCGCGTACTACCTCGGCAGCAGCCTGGGCGGGACGGCCGGGGGCCTCGCGTTCGAGCGCGCCGCGTGGACCGGGACGGGCCTGTACGTCCTCGCCATGCTGGCGGTCGCGCTGCTCGCCGCCACCGGACCTGTCTTGACCGGGCGCTTGGTTGCTAGGCTGCGCCGGTAG